One Candidatus Aminicenantes bacterium genomic window carries:
- a CDS encoding amidohydrolase family protein has protein sequence MRNKIVLLLLCLPLFSLSCARRKPVGEGATLVFTHVTIINTTGGPSQPDMTVFMTGSRITDIYSAGSVRPPKGVRVIDAEGKYLIPGLWDMHVHWYDERFLSLFIANGVTGVRQMFGFPIHLDWRERAARGELLAPRQAIASAIVDGPGATWVNSIKVANETDARRAVQKIKSSGFDFVKVYAGLPRDAYFAIADESAKQGLIFAGHVPHSVSALEASEAGQKSIEHLSGVLEACSPIGGEITRGYIENMAGVNNRTGMDKAKLRVLRNLYERLLATYDKERAAALFASFAKNGTWQCPTLTVNRSSAFAGDAEFGNDPRLKYMPRGIRSTWQPGNDPLRASRTAEDYAVRKRRYQKEREMLAEMRRAGVRFLAGTDTGNPFCFPGFSLHDELTLMVEAGFTPMEALQAATLNAAIFLGRAESLGTVEKGKIADLVLLEANPLENIENTKRIAAVVLGGKLFEKPRLDTMLADAEKLANQKSIADVLMKTIEEQNVATAVRQYNELRTREPDAYDFRESELCGLGYRLLGVKKVKDAIEIFKLNVVGYPQSSDAYSCLGEAYVIDADKENAIANYKKSLDLDPQNKYVAEILTKLGKKGPHP, from the coding sequence ATGAGAAATAAAATCGTTCTGTTGCTTCTCTGTTTGCCCCTATTTTCTTTATCCTGTGCCCGGCGGAAGCCTGTCGGCGAGGGAGCGACACTTGTTTTTACTCATGTGACAATTATCAATACTACAGGCGGCCCGAGTCAGCCGGATATGACGGTGTTTATGACTGGCAGCCGCATTACGGATATCTATTCGGCCGGATCTGTCCGCCCTCCCAAAGGAGTCCGGGTAATAGATGCGGAGGGCAAATACTTGATCCCCGGTCTATGGGATATGCATGTCCACTGGTACGATGAGCGATTCCTCTCGCTCTTCATTGCCAATGGCGTCACGGGTGTGCGGCAGATGTTCGGCTTTCCTATTCACCTTGATTGGCGAGAAAGGGCCGCGCGAGGCGAGCTGCTCGCGCCACGCCAAGCCATCGCGAGTGCGATTGTGGACGGTCCGGGGGCTACCTGGGTCAACTCGATCAAAGTCGCAAATGAGACGGACGCGCGCCGAGCGGTACAGAAAATCAAAAGCTCTGGATTCGATTTCGTCAAGGTCTATGCCGGCCTGCCGAGGGATGCCTATTTCGCCATCGCCGATGAATCAGCGAAACAAGGTCTGATTTTTGCCGGACACGTTCCCCATTCGGTGAGCGCGCTTGAGGCCTCCGAGGCCGGCCAAAAGAGCATAGAGCACTTAAGCGGCGTTCTTGAGGCCTGTTCGCCGATCGGAGGCGAAATAACCCGCGGATATATTGAAAACATGGCCGGTGTGAACAATCGAACAGGAATGGATAAAGCCAAGCTGAGAGTGCTGCGCAATCTCTATGAAAGATTGCTGGCCACGTATGACAAGGAGAGGGCTGCCGCGCTATTCGCGAGCTTCGCTAAAAACGGCACATGGCAGTGCCCGACCCTTACCGTGAATCGCTCTTCGGCCTTCGCGGGCGATGCGGAGTTCGGGAATGATCCAAGACTCAAGTACATGCCCCGCGGCATCAGATCCACTTGGCAGCCAGGGAACGATCCTTTGCGAGCCTCTCGAACGGCTGAGGACTATGCCGTCCGAAAACGCCGTTACCAGAAAGAAAGGGAAATGCTCGCAGAGATGCGACGGGCCGGCGTAAGGTTCCTCGCCGGGACGGATACCGGGAACCCGTTCTGTTTTCCCGGATTCAGTCTGCACGATGAGCTGACCCTGATGGTCGAAGCAGGGTTTACCCCCATGGAGGCCCTGCAAGCGGCCACCTTAAACGCTGCGATCTTCCTTGGCCGGGCCGAATCGCTTGGCACGGTCGAGAAAGGGAAGATCGCCGACCTGGTTCTGCTCGAAGCCAACCCCCTTGAAAACATTGAAAACACGAAAAGAATCGCCGCTGTCGTACTCGGCGGCAAACTATTTGAGAAACCGCGACTCGATACGATGCTCGCCGATGCGGAAAAGCTTGCCAATCAGAAGTCAATTGCCGACGTCCTCATGAAGACGATCGAAGAACAGAACGTTGCGACCGCCGTCCGGCAATACAATGAGCTTAGGACCCGGGAACCAGACGCCTATGATTTTCGCGAATCCGAGTTGTGTGGCCTAGGCTACCGTTTGTTGGGTGTTAAGAAGGTCAAAGATGCAATCGAGATCTTTAAGCTAAACGTCGTCGGATATCCTCAGTCCAGCGACGCTTATAGCTGTCTGGGGGAGGCTTATGTGATAGATGCCGATAAAGAGAACGCTATCGCGAACTACAAAAAATCCTTAGATTTGGACCCTCAAAATAAGTATGTGGCCGAGATATTAACGAAACTCGGTAAAAAGGGACCGCATCCCTAA
- a CDS encoding LysE family transporter codes for MRMVFLFILAIGLGFLTAIPVGGSQIEVAKRAILGHLRSAGMVILGSVSSDVMYGAISLYGLAPFLQVRWVMAAFNAVGAVVLWGLAFVTLRQSRKPPQLELEHALLRRRRRAYFTGFLLAVTNPQMILTWLYGVVLAKHLGLANPLTGASKAVFIAGGAIGLGGYLTVLALGMLRFKHFIPIRALGKIYYWLGLALVLLSFFFVFNAIRYFAH; via the coding sequence ATGAGGATGGTCTTCCTCTTCATTTTGGCCATTGGCCTGGGCTTCCTGACCGCCATCCCCGTCGGGGGCTCACAAATCGAAGTGGCCAAGAGAGCGATTCTCGGCCACCTGCGGTCGGCGGGGATGGTCATTCTCGGTTCCGTTTCTTCCGATGTCATGTACGGAGCGATCTCCCTGTACGGACTGGCCCCGTTCCTACAAGTTCGTTGGGTGATGGCCGCCTTCAATGCTGTCGGGGCGGTTGTCCTGTGGGGCTTGGCTTTCGTGACTCTGAGGCAGAGCCGCAAGCCCCCTCAGTTGGAGCTCGAACACGCTTTGTTGCGCCGCCGGCGTCGGGCTTACTTCACGGGATTTTTATTGGCCGTCACCAATCCTCAAATGATATTGACCTGGCTTTACGGCGTCGTTCTGGCCAAGCACCTCGGACTGGCCAATCCATTGACCGGCGCTTCCAAAGCTGTTTTTATCGCCGGCGGCGCGATCGGATTGGGGGGCTATTTGACCGTCCTGGCCTTAGGAATGCTCCGCTTCAAGCATTTCATACCCATCCGGGCCCTGGGAAAAATATATTATTGGCTCGGCCTCGCTCTCGTTTTGCTCTCCTTTTTCTTTGTGTTCAACGCCATACGATATTTTGCGCATTGA